In one window of Phycisphaerae bacterium DNA:
- a CDS encoding sigma-70 family RNA polymerase sigma factor — translation MTETANINTDDAILVQQCQMGDSEAAERLIRKYQSRIYNAIFRICANPDDAAELTQDTFVKIIENIDNFQGRSSFYTWAFRIGVNLTLNYCQRNAKLGLKSLDAEDSSDDDAKGVLKNFLTDSSLPDPAAVAQNKELCGLVTKALGKLDDAHRAVIVLRDIEGMNYAQIAEVLDIELGTVRSRLSRARTSLREVMEALI, via the coding sequence GTGACCGAAACTGCAAATATCAACACCGATGATGCAATCCTCGTTCAGCAGTGCCAAATGGGCGATTCCGAGGCGGCCGAAAGGCTTATTCGAAAGTATCAGAGTCGGATATATAACGCCATTTTTAGAATATGTGCGAATCCAGACGATGCCGCGGAACTTACGCAGGATACGTTTGTCAAAATAATAGAGAATATTGATAATTTCCAGGGCAGAAGCAGCTTTTACACCTGGGCATTTAGAATCGGCGTTAATCTTACCCTGAACTACTGTCAGAGAAACGCCAAACTGGGGCTTAAAAGCCTCGACGCCGAGGATAGCAGCGATGACGATGCTAAAGGGGTGCTGAAGAATTTTTTGACCGATAGTAGTTTGCCCGACCCCGCTGCCGTGGCCCAGAACAAGGAGTTGTGCGGATTAGTTACAAAGGCCCTTGGAAAACTGGATGATGCTCATCGGGCCGTTATTGTCTTAAGGGATATTGAAGGTATGAATTACGCTCAGATTGCAGAAGTCCTTGACATCGAGTTAGGCACAGTTAGAAGCAGGCTCAGCAGGGCCAGGACCAGTCTGAGAGAGGTTATGGAGGCTTTAATATAA